One window of the Klebsiella oxytoca genome contains the following:
- the fldA gene encoding flavodoxin FldA, with protein sequence MAIIGIFFGSDTGNTENIAKMIQKQLGKDVADVHDIAKSSKEDLEGHDILLLGIPTWYYGEAQCDWDDFFPTLEEIDFNGKLVALFGCGDQEDYAEYFCDALGTIRDIIEPRGATIVGHWPTAGYHFEASKGLADDHHFVGLAIDEDRQPELTNERVEKWVKQISEELHLEEIKNA encoded by the coding sequence ATGGCAATCATCGGCATCTTTTTTGGCAGCGACACCGGCAACACCGAAAATATTGCAAAAATGATTCAAAAGCAGCTTGGTAAAGATGTTGCTGATGTTCACGACATTGCCAAAAGCAGCAAAGAGGATCTGGAAGGTCACGATATCCTGCTGCTCGGCATTCCGACCTGGTACTATGGTGAAGCCCAGTGCGATTGGGACGATTTTTTCCCGACCCTGGAAGAGATCGACTTCAATGGCAAACTGGTTGCCCTTTTTGGCTGCGGCGATCAGGAAGACTATGCTGAATACTTCTGTGATGCTCTGGGTACCATTCGCGACATCATCGAACCGCGCGGCGCGACTATCGTTGGCCACTGGCCGACCGCCGGCTACCATTTTGAAGCCTCTAAAGGTCTGGCGGATGACCACCACTTTGTTGGCCTGGCCATCGATGAAGATCGTCAGCCGGAACTGACCAACGAACGCGTGGAAAAATGGGTAAAACAGATTTCTGAAGAGCTGCATCTTGAAGAAATCAAGAATGCCTGA
- the chiQ gene encoding ChiQ/YbfN family lipoprotein, which translates to MKKLMLVAIMAAGLVACTQSPAPKEDSKLKDAYSACINTAEGNPDKIQACQSVLNVLKQEKQHQQFATQESVRVLDYQQCIQARKTGNDQAVQSRCDQIWKEIRSNNTPR; encoded by the coding sequence ATGAAGAAGTTAATGCTTGTCGCCATTATGGCTGCAGGTCTGGTGGCCTGTACGCAGTCGCCAGCCCCTAAAGAAGACTCAAAGTTAAAAGACGCCTACAGCGCCTGTATCAATACCGCTGAGGGCAATCCGGATAAAATTCAAGCCTGCCAGAGCGTATTGAACGTGCTGAAACAAGAGAAGCAGCATCAGCAGTTCGCCACTCAGGAAAGCGTCCGGGTACTGGATTATCAACAGTGTATTCAGGCGCGGAAAACCGGTAACGATCAGGCGGTACAGTCGCGTTGTGACCAGATCTGGAAAGAGATCCGCAGTAACAATACGCCACGCTAA
- the ybfE gene encoding LexA regulated protein, with protein sequence MAKEQTDRTTLDLFATERRPGRPKTNPLSRDEQLRINKRNQLKRDKVRGLKRVELKLNADAVDALNELAEARNMNRSDLIEEMLMNQLAALRDQDKA encoded by the coding sequence ATGGCAAAAGAACAAACGGACCGTACGACATTAGATTTGTTCGCAACTGAGCGTCGGCCGGGCAGACCGAAAACCAATCCGCTTTCGCGCGATGAACAGCTGCGCATCAACAAACGCAACCAGCTTAAACGCGACAAAGTCCGCGGCCTCAAGCGCGTTGAGCTAAAGCTGAATGCCGATGCGGTGGATGCGCTTAACGAGCTGGCGGAAGCCCGTAATATGAACCGCAGCGATCTCATTGAAGAGATGCTGATGAACCAGCTGGCAGCCCTGCGCGACCAGGATAAAGCCTAA
- the tcuB gene encoding tricarballylate utilization 4Fe-4S protein TcuB, which yields MKSLEKLIIDAQIITEPEAEVERVMQVCNACRYCEGFCAVFPAMTQRLAFGKADINYLANLCHNCGACLHACQYAPPHEFAINVPKAMAEVRLETYQHYAQPAAFGSLYRRAGVTTVLALIAGLILFLLLAMGLKGSLLHPPLAGDFYQIFPHNLLAWMFGSVFILAIGLLMTGVIRFWREISPGQPQPGDIAKASHDALTLKYLDGGHGKGCNESDDAFTLMRRRFHHFTFYGFLLCFAATVVATGYHYFAGWEAPYPFFSVPVLLGTLGGIGLLVGPAGLLWLNLRRSPLHGDARQKPMDRGFILLLFLTSLTGLALLAGRDTSWMGILLAIHLGVVMALFLTIPYGKFAHGFYRCAALLKWAIEKRRGKQAAVAGD from the coding sequence ATGAAGTCGCTTGAAAAGCTGATCATTGACGCACAAATCATCACTGAACCAGAAGCGGAAGTTGAAAGGGTGATGCAGGTGTGTAACGCCTGCCGTTATTGTGAAGGGTTTTGCGCCGTATTTCCGGCGATGACCCAGCGCCTCGCCTTTGGCAAAGCGGATATTAACTACCTGGCCAACCTGTGCCACAACTGCGGTGCCTGCCTGCACGCTTGCCAGTACGCGCCGCCGCATGAGTTTGCCATTAACGTTCCGAAAGCGATGGCGGAAGTGCGACTGGAAACCTATCAACATTATGCTCAGCCCGCGGCTTTCGGCAGCCTGTATCGTCGGGCTGGCGTAACCACGGTGCTGGCTCTGATTGCCGGTTTGATCCTCTTTTTACTGCTGGCGATGGGGCTCAAAGGCTCACTGCTTCATCCACCGCTGGCCGGCGATTTTTACCAGATATTTCCCCATAACCTGCTGGCGTGGATGTTTGGCTCGGTCTTCATTCTGGCCATCGGTTTACTGATGACCGGGGTGATCCGTTTCTGGCGCGAGATATCACCAGGCCAACCGCAGCCTGGTGATATCGCAAAGGCCTCACATGATGCGCTTACGCTGAAATATCTCGACGGCGGACACGGTAAAGGCTGCAACGAGTCTGATGACGCGTTTACGCTGATGCGCCGCCGTTTCCATCACTTTACCTTCTATGGTTTCCTGCTCTGTTTCGCCGCCACTGTGGTCGCCACGGGCTACCACTATTTCGCCGGATGGGAAGCTCCCTACCCGTTCTTCAGCGTTCCTGTACTTCTGGGTACGCTTGGCGGAATTGGCTTGCTGGTAGGTCCGGCTGGCTTGCTGTGGCTGAACCTGCGTCGTTCTCCGCTGCACGGCGACGCGCGACAAAAACCCATGGATCGTGGCTTTATTCTGCTGCTGTTCCTGACCAGCCTTACCGGGCTCGCCCTGTTGGCAGGACGCGACACTTCGTGGATGGGCATCCTGCTTGCCATTCATCTTGGCGTCGTGATGGCGCTGTTTTTAACTATTCCCTACGGAAAATTTGCCCACGGATTTTATCGCTGTGCGGCGTTACTCAAGTGGGCAATTGAGAAACGCCGTGGAAAACAGGCGGCAGTCGCAGGCGACTAA
- a CDS encoding arginine:ornithine antiporter, translating to MKLERKNVFWFWGGMDLFYFLQFICWNVYHQRVPFYDDLLSYLQLLQTYGSAAAWLFPLNFMLILSIPLSMILFWRQSRYALWLTYAQTPLRLIFMLPSLSLVFWMLREMEFKGSAFYIGFLLLSEVAKVATLWRCRRA from the coding sequence ATGAAACTGGAACGTAAAAATGTTTTTTGGTTCTGGGGTGGGATGGATCTGTTCTATTTCCTCCAGTTTATTTGCTGGAATGTCTACCATCAGCGTGTACCTTTCTACGACGATCTCCTTTCATATCTTCAGCTTCTGCAAACCTATGGTTCTGCGGCTGCCTGGTTATTCCCGCTAAATTTCATGCTGATCCTGAGTATTCCGCTGTCGATGATTCTCTTCTGGCGGCAGAGCCGCTATGCGCTGTGGCTGACCTACGCGCAGACGCCGCTGCGCCTGATTTTCATGCTGCCTTCACTTTCGCTGGTGTTCTGGATGCTGCGCGAAATGGAGTTTAAGGGGAGCGCATTTTATATTGGGTTCCTGCTGTTGTCAGAGGTGGCAAAAGTCGCGACCCTTTGGCGATGCCGCAGGGCTTGA
- a CDS encoding MFS transporter produces the protein MTQQSSRAGTFGAILRVTSGNFLEQFDFFLFGFYATYIARTFFPAESEFAALMLTFAVFGSGFLMRPIGAIVLGAYIDRIGRRKGLMVTLAIMGCGTLLIALVPGYNTIGVLAPILVLVGRLLQGFSAGVELGGVSVYLSEIATPGKKGFYTSWQSASQQVAIVMAALIGYVLNETLGHDEIAEWGWRIPFFIGCLIIPLIFVLRRSLQETEDFLQRKHRPDTKEILTTIAKNWRIIIAGTLLVAMTTTTFYFITVYTPTYGRTVLHLSARDSLLVTMLVGISNFIWLPIGGAISDRIGRRPVLMGITLLALLTTWPVMHWLTAAPDFTRMTLVLLWFSFFFGMYNGAMVAALTEVMPVYVRTVGFSLAFSLATAIFGGLTPAISTALVEITGDKSSPGWWLMCAALCGFAATAMLFVRLSRGYQPAEVQH, from the coding sequence ATGACGCAACAATCATCGCGTGCCGGCACCTTTGGCGCAATTCTCCGCGTGACCAGCGGCAATTTTCTCGAACAATTCGACTTTTTTCTGTTTGGCTTTTACGCCACCTACATCGCCAGAACCTTCTTTCCGGCAGAGAGTGAGTTTGCGGCGTTAATGCTCACCTTTGCCGTGTTTGGCTCCGGCTTCCTGATGCGCCCCATCGGCGCGATAGTGCTGGGAGCCTATATCGACAGAATCGGCCGCCGGAAAGGGCTCATGGTGACGCTGGCGATTATGGGCTGCGGGACGCTACTGATAGCGCTGGTACCCGGCTATAACACAATCGGGGTTCTCGCCCCCATCCTGGTGTTAGTCGGCCGTCTGCTGCAGGGGTTTTCAGCGGGCGTAGAACTTGGCGGCGTTTCGGTTTATCTGTCGGAAATCGCCACGCCGGGGAAAAAAGGGTTCTATACCAGCTGGCAATCCGCCAGCCAACAGGTGGCGATTGTCATGGCGGCGCTGATTGGCTACGTGTTGAACGAAACGCTCGGCCACGACGAGATAGCCGAATGGGGCTGGCGCATCCCCTTCTTTATTGGCTGCCTGATTATTCCGCTTATTTTTGTGCTGCGTCGTTCTTTACAGGAGACCGAAGACTTCCTGCAGCGCAAACATCGTCCTGATACCAAAGAGATCCTGACCACGATTGCCAAAAACTGGCGCATTATTATCGCCGGGACGCTGCTGGTAGCGATGACCACCACCACCTTTTACTTCATTACCGTCTATACGCCAACCTACGGTAGAACGGTTCTGCATCTTAGCGCTCGCGACAGTCTGCTGGTCACCATGCTGGTCGGCATCTCTAACTTTATCTGGTTACCGATTGGCGGGGCAATTTCTGACAGAATAGGCCGTCGTCCGGTGCTCATGGGGATCACCCTGCTGGCGCTGCTCACCACCTGGCCGGTGATGCACTGGCTCACCGCCGCGCCGGATTTCACCCGCATGACGCTGGTCCTGCTGTGGTTCTCATTCTTCTTTGGCATGTATAACGGCGCGATGGTGGCAGCGCTCACGGAAGTGATGCCGGTCTACGTCCGTACCGTGGGCTTTTCACTGGCCTTTAGTCTCGCAACCGCTATCTTTGGTGGCCTGACGCCGGCGATTTCTACCGCCCTGGTGGAGATAACGGGGGATAAAAGTTCCCCTGGCTGGTGGTTGATGTGCGCTGCGCTATGCGGGTTTGCGGCAACCGCGATGCTCTTCGTGCGCCTGAGCCGCGGCTATCAGCCGGCAGAAGTACAGCATTAA
- the tcuA gene encoding FAD-dependent tricarballylate dehydrogenase TcuA, giving the protein MVDVLVIGGGNAALCAALTAREAGASVLLLEAAPREWRGGNSQHTRNLRCMHDAPQDVLVDSYPEEEYWQDLLRVTDGNTNETLARLVIRTSSECRDWMRQHGVNFQPPLSGALHVARTNAFFMGGGKALINAYYRSAEQLGVQIRYNTPVQALELHNGEFVAALAGEERIAAKTCVLAAGGFESNREWLREAWGQNERGEWPADNFLIRGTRFNQGVLLKFMIEAGADIIGDPSQSHCVAIDARAPLYDGGICTRVDCVSLGVVVNRDAERFYDEGEDFWPKRYAIWGRLVAHQPGQIGYSIIDSKAIGHFMPPVFPGAQANTIAELARQLGLDAERLSQTIARYNAACTPGQFDHTRLDNCATSDLTPPKTHWARPIDTPPYYGYALRPGITFTYLGLYVNERSAVHFAGKPSRNLFVAGEMMAGNVLGKGYTAGVGMSIGTTFGCIAGQQAAHAAQQETQHEVA; this is encoded by the coding sequence ATGGTGGATGTACTGGTGATTGGCGGCGGCAATGCCGCATTATGCGCCGCCTTAACCGCCCGGGAAGCTGGCGCGTCCGTGCTGCTGCTGGAGGCCGCACCGCGGGAATGGCGAGGCGGAAACTCTCAGCACACGCGAAATCTTCGCTGTATGCATGATGCTCCGCAGGATGTTTTAGTCGACAGCTATCCGGAAGAAGAATACTGGCAGGATCTGCTGCGCGTTACCGATGGCAACACCAACGAAACGCTGGCGCGGCTGGTGATCCGCACCTCATCTGAATGCCGCGACTGGATGCGCCAGCATGGCGTTAACTTCCAGCCGCCGCTGTCCGGCGCCCTGCACGTGGCCCGCACTAACGCCTTTTTTATGGGCGGCGGTAAAGCGCTGATAAACGCCTATTACCGCAGCGCAGAACAGTTGGGCGTGCAGATCCGTTACAACACGCCGGTGCAGGCGCTTGAATTACACAACGGCGAATTCGTCGCCGCGCTGGCGGGTGAAGAGAGGATCGCGGCGAAAACCTGCGTCCTCGCCGCGGGCGGGTTTGAATCTAACCGCGAGTGGCTGCGCGAAGCCTGGGGACAGAACGAGCGTGGCGAATGGCCAGCCGATAACTTTCTCATCCGCGGAACCCGCTTCAACCAGGGCGTCCTGCTCAAATTTATGATCGAGGCAGGGGCTGACATCATCGGCGATCCGTCACAGTCACACTGCGTCGCGATTGACGCCCGGGCGCCGCTCTATGATGGCGGCATCTGCACGCGCGTGGACTGCGTGTCGTTGGGTGTGGTTGTCAACCGCGATGCCGAGCGCTTTTATGATGAGGGCGAGGATTTCTGGCCTAAACGCTATGCCATCTGGGGACGGCTGGTCGCCCACCAGCCCGGCCAAATCGGTTACTCGATCATCGACAGCAAAGCGATCGGTCATTTTATGCCGCCCGTTTTTCCCGGAGCCCAGGCCAATACTATCGCCGAACTGGCTCGCCAGCTGGGGCTGGACGCGGAACGACTGTCGCAAACCATCGCCCGCTATAACGCCGCCTGTACGCCCGGCCAGTTCGATCATACCCGCCTTGATAACTGCGCGACATCAGACCTGACGCCGCCGAAAACCCACTGGGCGCGGCCCATCGATACGCCGCCCTACTACGGTTATGCGTTACGTCCAGGGATCACTTTCACCTATCTCGGACTCTATGTTAATGAACGCTCCGCCGTCCATTTTGCAGGCAAGCCCAGCCGTAACCTGTTCGTGGCCGGTGAAATGATGGCCGGCAACGTACTGGGCAAAGGCTATACCGCCGGGGTGGGCATGTCGATTGGTACTACATTCGGTTGCATTGCCGGCCAGCAAGCCGCCCATGCGGCACAGCAGGAGACACAGCATGAAGTCGCTTGA
- the tcuR gene encoding tricarballylate utilization LysR family transcriptional regulator TcuR, whose product MELRQLRYFVRIIETGSMGRAALDLNIGVSALSQQMARLENELAIRLLQRTSRGVMPTSAGLAFYSQAQLALRHADDAVLAAREARLSGHVSVGMAPSTASVLGVPFINAMRESYADVRLHLVESLSGNLERMINTRQLDLAIVFQKEKLMRWSARPILEERLFLIGTHEVLAPLPDASISPGQLAAIPLIMPSQGHGLRGRLESICQEHSLNIDVVAEIDGLALLMRAVRDGLGATLQPGAAISHLDNEALRVIGVDNPILSRPNFLVSLSDDELTPAGLAARVILTKVMRQLVESGRWPGASLYAH is encoded by the coding sequence ATGGAGCTTCGCCAGCTACGCTATTTTGTCCGCATTATCGAAACCGGCAGCATGGGCCGCGCCGCCCTAGATCTGAATATCGGTGTCTCCGCGCTTAGCCAACAAATGGCGCGTCTGGAGAACGAACTTGCTATTCGCCTGCTGCAACGAACATCGCGCGGCGTGATGCCGACCAGCGCTGGCCTTGCCTTTTACTCTCAGGCGCAGCTGGCTCTGCGTCATGCTGATGATGCGGTTCTCGCCGCGCGCGAAGCGCGCCTTTCCGGCCACGTCAGCGTCGGTATGGCCCCAAGCACCGCCTCTGTTCTGGGGGTGCCTTTTATTAACGCGATGCGCGAAAGCTATGCCGATGTCCGCCTGCATTTAGTCGAAAGCCTCTCCGGCAACCTTGAGCGAATGATCAATACCCGTCAGCTTGATTTAGCCATCGTGTTCCAGAAGGAGAAGCTTATGCGCTGGAGCGCCAGACCCATTCTCGAAGAGCGTCTGTTCCTGATAGGTACCCACGAAGTGCTGGCTCCCCTTCCCGACGCGAGCATCTCGCCAGGCCAGCTGGCCGCTATCCCGTTGATTATGCCAAGCCAGGGGCATGGTCTGCGCGGCAGGCTCGAGTCTATCTGCCAGGAACACTCCCTTAACATTGATGTGGTAGCTGAAATCGACGGTCTGGCGCTGCTGATGCGCGCCGTCCGCGACGGACTCGGCGCTACTCTGCAGCCTGGGGCAGCCATTTCTCATCTCGACAACGAGGCGCTGAGAGTGATCGGTGTCGACAATCCGATACTCAGTCGGCCTAATTTTCTCGTCAGTCTCTCTGATGATGAACTGACGCCAGCAGGCCTTGCGGCGCGAGTGATACTGACAAAAGTCATGCGTCAGCTCGTTGAATCAGGCCGCTGGCCGGGCGCCAGTCTTTACGCTCACTAA
- the pgm gene encoding phosphoglucomutase (alpha-D-glucose-1,6-bisphosphate-dependent), whose amino-acid sequence MAIDKRAGQPAQQSDLINVAQLTAQYYVLKPEAGNAEHAVKFGTSGHRGSAARHNFNEQHILAIAQAIAEDRAKNGITGPCYVGKDTHALSEPAFISVLEVLAANGVDVIVQENNGFTPTPAISNAILVHNKKGGPLADGIVITPSHNPPEDGGIKYNPPNGGPADTNVTKVVENRANELLAAGLQGVKRISLDAALASGHVKEQDLVQPFVEGLADIVDMAAIQKAGLTLGVDPLGGSGIEYWKRIAKHYNLNLTIVNDHVDQTFRFMHLDKDGAIRMDCSSECAMAGLLALRDKFDLAFANDPDYDRHGIVTPAGLMNPNHYLAVAINYLFQHRPQWGKDVAVGKTLVSSAMIDRVVNDLGRKLVEVPVGFKWFVDGLFDGSFGFGGEESAGASFLRFDGTPWSTDKDGIIMCLLAAEITAVTGKNPQQHYDELAERFGAPSYNRLQASATSAQKAALSKLSPEMVSASTLAGDPITARLTAAPGNGAAIGGLKVMTDNGWFAARPSGTEDAYKIYCESFLGAEHRQQIEKEAVVIVSEVLKNA is encoded by the coding sequence ATGGCAATCGATAAACGCGCAGGTCAACCTGCGCAACAGAGTGATTTGATTAACGTCGCCCAGCTGACTGCCCAGTACTATGTGCTGAAGCCGGAAGCAGGCAACGCGGAACATGCGGTGAAGTTTGGCACCTCTGGCCATCGCGGTAGCGCGGCGCGCCATAACTTCAACGAACAGCATATTCTGGCGATTGCGCAGGCAATTGCGGAAGACCGCGCGAAGAACGGGATCACCGGCCCATGCTACGTCGGGAAGGACACCCACGCACTATCCGAGCCAGCCTTCATCTCCGTACTGGAAGTGCTGGCGGCGAACGGTGTTGACGTCATCGTTCAGGAAAATAACGGCTTCACTCCGACGCCGGCGATTTCCAATGCCATTCTGGTGCACAACAAAAAGGGCGGCCCGCTGGCCGACGGTATTGTTATTACGCCGTCACACAACCCGCCGGAAGACGGTGGTATTAAGTACAACCCACCAAACGGCGGCCCGGCTGACACTAACGTCACTAAAGTTGTCGAAAATCGCGCCAACGAACTGCTGGCTGCGGGTCTGCAGGGCGTGAAGCGCATCTCACTGGATGCAGCGCTGGCTTCCGGCCACGTCAAAGAGCAGGATCTGGTGCAGCCGTTTGTTGAGGGGCTGGCAGATATCGTCGATATGGCGGCGATCCAGAAAGCCGGATTGACGCTGGGCGTCGATCCGCTGGGCGGCTCCGGTATCGAATACTGGAAACGTATCGCTAAGCATTACAACCTTAACCTGACCATCGTTAACGACCACGTTGATCAGACCTTCCGCTTTATGCACCTCGATAAAGACGGCGCAATCCGCATGGACTGCTCCTCGGAATGCGCGATGGCCGGCCTGCTGGCGCTGCGCGACAAGTTTGATCTGGCCTTCGCCAATGACCCGGATTACGACCGTCACGGTATTGTCACTCCGGCCGGGTTAATGAACCCGAACCATTATCTGGCGGTAGCGATTAACTATCTGTTCCAGCATCGCCCGCAGTGGGGTAAAGATGTTGCGGTCGGTAAGACCCTGGTCTCTTCGGCGATGATCGACCGCGTGGTTAACGATCTGGGCCGTAAGCTGGTGGAAGTGCCGGTCGGCTTTAAGTGGTTCGTTGATGGCCTGTTCGACGGCAGCTTCGGTTTTGGCGGCGAAGAGAGCGCGGGAGCCTCATTCCTGCGCTTTGACGGCACCCCGTGGTCTACCGACAAAGACGGGATCATCATGTGTCTGCTGGCGGCAGAAATCACTGCCGTAACCGGCAAAAACCCGCAGCAGCACTACGATGAACTGGCTGAGCGCTTCGGTGCGCCAAGCTACAACCGTCTGCAGGCTTCCGCGACGTCAGCTCAGAAAGCGGCGTTGTCTAAGCTCTCGCCGGAAATGGTTAGCGCCAGCACCCTGGCCGGTGACCCGATTACCGCACGTCTGACCGCGGCGCCGGGTAATGGCGCAGCGATTGGCGGCCTGAAGGTGATGACCGACAACGGCTGGTTCGCCGCGCGTCCGTCAGGCACCGAAGATGCCTATAAAATCTACTGTGAAAGCTTCCTCGGCGCTGAGCATCGTCAGCAAATTGAGAAAGAAGCGGTGGTAATTGTCAGCGAAGTGCTGAAAAACGCGTAA
- the fur gene encoding ferric iron uptake transcriptional regulator, with product MTDNNTALKKAGLKVTLPRLKILEVLQEPDNHHVSAEDLYKRLIDMGEEIGLATVYRVLNQFDDAGIVTRHNFEGGKSVFELTQQHHHDHLICLDCGKVIEFSDDSIEARQREIASRHGIRLTNHSLYLYGHCAEGDCREDEHAHDAAEK from the coding sequence ATGACTGACAACAATACCGCATTAAAGAAGGCTGGCCTGAAAGTGACTCTTCCAAGATTAAAAATCCTGGAAGTCCTTCAGGAACCGGATAACCATCATGTCAGTGCGGAAGACTTATACAAACGCCTGATCGATATGGGCGAAGAGATTGGCCTGGCGACCGTCTATCGCGTACTCAACCAGTTCGACGACGCCGGTATCGTCACCCGTCATAATTTCGAAGGCGGTAAATCCGTTTTTGAACTGACGCAGCAGCATCATCACGATCACCTTATCTGCCTCGACTGCGGCAAAGTGATCGAATTTAGCGATGACTCAATTGAAGCGCGCCAGCGTGAAATTGCCTCCAGGCACGGTATTCGCCTGACTAACCACAGCCTGTACCTTTACGGTCACTGTGCAGAAGGCGACTGCCGCGAAGATGAACATGCTCACGATGCGGCAGAGAAATAA
- the ybfF gene encoding esterase, producing MKLNSRAQSAQNPHNNPPIVLVHGLFGSLDNLGILARDLVLDHDILQVDMRNHGLSPRAPEMTYAAMAQDLLDTLNESQIERATFIGHSMGGKAVMALSALAPERIAGLVAIDIAPVDYHVRRHDEIFAAINAVTDAGAATRQQAAAVMREHLNEEGVIQFLLKSFVDGQWRFNVPVLWEQYANIVGWQTVPAWPHPAQFIPGGNSPYVTDEYRDALLAQFPQARAHVIAGAGHWVHAEKPEAVIRAIRRYLATIGG from the coding sequence ATGAAATTAAATAGCCGAGCGCAATCTGCACAAAATCCGCACAATAATCCCCCTATCGTCCTGGTCCACGGCCTTTTTGGCAGTCTGGATAATCTGGGGATCCTCGCCCGCGATCTGGTCCTTGACCATGATATTTTGCAGGTCGACATGCGAAACCACGGCCTCTCACCGCGCGCGCCGGAGATGACCTATGCCGCGATGGCCCAGGATCTGCTTGATACTCTCAATGAATCACAAATTGAGAGGGCGACCTTTATTGGTCACTCCATGGGAGGTAAGGCCGTGATGGCGCTCAGTGCTCTGGCGCCGGAGCGTATCGCCGGCCTGGTCGCCATTGATATCGCCCCGGTGGATTATCATGTTCGTCGCCATGATGAAATCTTCGCCGCCATCAACGCCGTCACCGACGCGGGTGCCGCCACGCGTCAGCAGGCCGCGGCAGTGATGCGCGAACACCTCAATGAAGAGGGCGTCATTCAGTTTTTGTTGAAATCTTTCGTGGACGGCCAGTGGCGTTTTAACGTGCCGGTGCTGTGGGAACAGTACGCTAATATCGTCGGCTGGCAAACCGTCCCGGCCTGGCCGCATCCGGCGCAGTTTATCCCCGGCGGCAACTCCCCTTACGTCACCGATGAATATCGTGACGCCCTGTTGGCTCAATTTCCCCAGGCGCGCGCGCACGTTATCGCCGGAGCCGGACACTGGGTGCATGCCGAGAAACCGGAAGCCGTTATCCGCGCTATTCGACGTTATTTAGCCACCATCGGCGGGTAA
- the seqA gene encoding replication initiation negative regulator SeqA: MKTIEVDDELYSYIASHTKHIGESASDILRRMLKFSAVSQTAAPVAKAAPAPAPTPVVEVKPANPLKDKVRAMRELLLSDEYAEQKRAVNRFMLILTTLYALDSKAFAEATESLHGRTRVYFAEDERTLQKNGNQTKPKQVPGTPWWVITNTNTGRKCSMIEHIMQSMQFPAELIEKVCGTI; the protein is encoded by the coding sequence ATGAAAACAATTGAAGTTGATGATGAACTCTATAGCTATATTGCCAGCCACACCAAGCATATTGGCGAGAGCGCATCCGACATTTTACGGCGCATGTTGAAGTTTTCCGCCGTTTCCCAGACCGCCGCACCGGTAGCGAAAGCCGCTCCGGCCCCTGCGCCAACGCCTGTCGTTGAAGTGAAGCCCGCGAATCCTCTGAAAGATAAAGTCCGTGCGATGCGCGAGCTGCTGTTATCCGATGAGTACGCCGAACAAAAGCGCGCGGTAAACCGTTTCATGCTGATTCTGACAACCCTCTACGCCTTAGACAGCAAAGCGTTTGCCGAGGCGACCGAGTCGCTGCACGGACGCACTCGCGTATATTTCGCTGAGGATGAGCGTACGCTGCAGAAAAACGGTAATCAGACGAAGCCTAAGCAGGTTCCGGGGACACCGTGGTGGGTCATTACAAATACCAATACCGGCCGCAAATGCAGCATGATCGAACATATTATGCAGTCAATGCAGTTTCCGGCGGAATTGATCGAAAAGGTTTGCGGTACGATCTAG